One Numenius arquata chromosome 10, bNumArq3.hap1.1, whole genome shotgun sequence DNA segment encodes these proteins:
- the FBXL15 gene encoding F-box/LRR-repeat protein 15, with the protein MMSLTPSRGCLLDLPWEDILVPHILCHLPLQQLLSLQRVSKSFQSLIQLYLANMRCFDSSQIGPAIPRAAFVNLLKDNEVLQQLALQNCSDWLTDRELLPVIGQNHHLHHIQLKGCAQLSRHALVAISLSCPNLRRLSLAHCEWVDSLSLRSLADHCKALEAVDLTACRQLKDEAICYLVQKCSRLKSLSLAVNANVGDVAVEEIAKCCPELEHLDLTGCLRVKNDSIRVLAEYCPKLRSLKVKHCHNVAESSLSVLRSRGVELDVEPPLQRALVLLQDVVGFAPFINLQI; encoded by the exons ATGATGAGTCTGACCCCCTCCAGGGGATGCCTCCTGGACCTGCCCTGGGAAGACATCTTGGTTCCCCATATCCTCTGTCATCTGCcactgcagcagctcctgagcCTGCAGAGGGTCAGCAAGTCGTTCCAGTCTCTCATCCAGCTCTACCTGGCCAACATGCGCTGCTTTGACTCAAGCCAG ATCGGACCTGCCATCCCTAGAGCTGCTTTCGTTAACCTGCTGAAGGACAACGAGGTACTGCAGCAGCTGGCGCTCCAGAACTGCTCCGACTGGCTGACGGACAGGGAGCTGCTCCCGGTCATCGGGCAgaaccaccacctccaccacatCCAGCTGAAGGGCTGTGCTCAGCTCAGTCGCCATGCCCTGGTGGCCATCTCGCTGAGCTGTCCCAACCTGCGCCGCCTCTCCCTGGCTCACTGCGAGTGGGTGGACAGCCTGTCCCTGCGCAGCCTGGCCGACCACTGCAAGGCGCTGGAGGCTGTGGACCTGACGGCCTGTCGCCAGCTGAAGGACGAGGCCATCTGCTACCTAGTGCAGAAGTGCAGCAGGCTCAAGTCCCTGTCGCTGGCTGTCAACGCCAACGTGGGCGACGTGGCGGTCGAGGAGATTGCCAAGTGCTGCCCCGAGCTGGAGCATCTGGACCTCACGGGGTGTCTGCGAGTCAAGAATGACTCCATCAG GGTCCTGGCAGAGTATTGTCCCAAGCTGCGCTCGCTGAAGGTGAAGCATTGCCACAACGTGGCCGAGTCCAGCCTGAGCGTCCTCCGAAGCCGTGGGGTGGAGCTGGACGTGGAGCCTCCGCTGCAGAGGGCTCTCGTTCTCCTGCAGGACGTGGTTGGCTTCGCCCCTTTCATCAACCTCCAGATCTag